Sequence from the Aspergillus nidulans FGSC A4 chromosome III genome:
CGGCAAGTCTTCAGGTCGATGCTGTTAGTGCCAACTTTGCTATCCAGGAAATGAGCTTGGGCATCCACTATAATGCTGGATCAGCGGATATTGACACGTATATCAAGAATCCGGAGGTTTGGAAGGTGCAGGACGGATTGATCGACCTTCTAAGTGGACCAGGCCTGGGTATTGAgattgacgaagagaaaaTCAGGGCAGCTGCTGTGGACGCTGTCGCATGGCGCAGTCCGCACTTCGTGGGACCTGGAGGAGAACTAAGGGAGTGGTGATGAATCTTGGATGTTTCTCAGCTATATAGATCAGCTTGTCTTGTTCATAGTGCTGAGGTGTTCGCTCCGCTGAAATATCAGTCGATGACTCGTACCTTCTCACACTTCAAGCACTAACTAGACTAAATGACATTTGGTAACTGCTGCTAAGACATCTGTTGCAGGTGGTTAGAAATGGCACGTGCACCCTGCCTAGCTGCCTTATCTTCGCTTCCCCAGAAAGTCACCCTCATTTCCCCACGTTCCACCCAGTCCTTAACAACGCGTCTGAGCATCCCCATGGCTAAAAACTGaattttttgttttcttctcaGATGCTCGTATGTGATGCTTTTTGTCTGATATACTTCGATGGAGCCGACTCGAGGCCATCCGAACAAACGGCGATCCGTCAAGGAACGGGTTCGTGTTACTCGCGCCTGCGATACTTGCAAAAAGTAAGTCACTCCAGCTTGAACCATTACTACACTTGACCTGACTCGTGACGGTTAGGAAGAAGTTGCGTTGCTCGGGTACCCTACCGTGTTTCCTGTGCCAACGCTCCCAGTTGAGGTGCGAATATACCGCTGGTTACACTCGAGGAAAAGTGCCACCTGTACCCACAATCAGCGGTGCTGATAGTATGAACAATACCATTCAAAATCATCATGAAAAGACTACGAATTCCAGCGTGGAGAGCCGATCTCCACCTAAACCGCAGGACACCGCACAAAATGTACTCTTAGCGAGGGAGAAACAGGTTAACCTCCCATCATCGGGCAACTCACCTGAGCCTCACCAAACTGATATGGAGGGACATTATGTCGGTCCTGCTTCTGGCGTCTCCTTCTTGATAAGAGTACAGAAGCGTCTACATGAGCATATTTCGTTCCCGCGTACTACGCCCATCTTTAGTTTCGGTGATGCACCCCTTCCGAAATATGATCCATCTTTCCTGGTTATACCACCCAAAGACGAAGCGAAAGCGCTTCTTGATAGATACTTTGATTTTGTGTTTCCCACTCATCGTTTCTTGCATCAACCCCAGGCCGAAAGCTGGCTTGAGGACTTTTATCGCGACCCTGGGGTGGCCCAGTCCCCCAAGCCCGGGGCTATGGCAATAAGAGCTTTGCTCCTCATGATTTTTGCGCATGGAAAGCAATGCTTGCCCAAGTCTGATAGTTCGCTAGGTTCCTGCGTTAACAGGTAGGGTTGCTCTGCACATTCTCTTCTGCACTATTCTAACGCAGCCTCTTGACAGTGCAGTCTATTTCGCTGCCTCGGAGCATCATCTTGCAGCAGAAACGGGACCTGTCCGCCTCGCAAGTGTGCAAGCACGATTAGCTCAATGCTTCTATCTTTTGGGCCAATCTCGGATCAACCACTGCTGGAGCCTATTCGGAACCACAGCACGGCTTGCCATTGCAATCGGCTTACACCGGGGACGACGGCGAGATGTCAAAGATAATTTTGTTGAGCATGAGTGCTCCAAACGAGTGTTTTGGTGCATGTACAGCCTGGATAACTATCTTAGCGCCGCTCTGGGCCGTCCTCGGATTTTTCACGATGACGAGATAGATCAAGAGCTTCCTGCTATTGCTAATGATTCCCAAATAACACCGAGTGGCGTTGTTCCAGCTAGTTCGAATACCCAGAGTATCATGCTAGCTCCCGTCTACCATGCTAAACTGTCTAAGATTATCAGTGGTATACTTCGTGATCTATACAGCATACGACGCATGACTCTTCAGTCTCAatcagcagccgcagcaaagCATGGGGCCGAGCTTGCCCAATGGCGACAAGAAATATCTGCGTTTGTTGACCTTGCGAATGTTGACATGCTAGTGCTCACCTATCAGCGACAATATACAGTCTTAAATCTTGCATTCTTTCACTCTCAGATTCTACTCTACCGTCCGTTTATACTGAGAGATTTCAAGAATCTAGCGCTTCCAGCATCCCCTGAAAGCAACGACCTCGCTGAGTCTGTCAGCGAAAACGCCCGGCATTGTTTGGAAGCTGCCATGAAGATCACTAGCATCTTGCGTGATCTGTGCGAAAATGGTAAAATGTACCACAGCTTTTGGGTATGTTTGTAAAGCTATCGTGGATGGATTGCGCTGGACCCTAATTTTTGCTACAGTTTACTCATTACTACGCATTCTCAGCTATTGTGGTCTTGTATGTGCATTTTATCCAGAGCTGTACCCATACTAGTGCCGAGTCATACTTGGCCTATTTTCAAGCGGGTGAGCGAGCCCAGTATGATCTGGCAGCCTCTGGATCGCAGTCGTCATTTGCCCAGCGGTACGCCATGGTgctcgaagagcttcgtAAAGAGGCGCAAAAGTGCATACAGCAAAAACAGCAACTGGCGACTGGATATCACCATTCAGATCAAGTCACCGACAGCGCCAGTGCGGATATGAGCGCTCAGGAGCCAAACGTTTCAAGGCAGAGCTTCAGCTATGAGCCTGCAGTGTTTCCTCAGTCTACATTCGCGCATACAGAGCAAGCTATCACCCACAGCCCACCCCTGGAGCTTTCGAACATGCATCCGGAGCAGCAAACCTGGATAGAAAACCTGATTCAAGACAGCAGCCCTAGAACCTACATTCCCAGTTTTACCGGCTGGGGAGAATTTGACTCGCTGGCTCTCACAGGCCTGGGAGAGTTAGGTCACATATTCTCATCCAATGATCTACCGGATTTCCGGGGTTAAAACCCTGGGCCTGGCCAACCTTCCCCTGTTCAGCTATGCTGGGATAGAGAATGGCAAAAATATAAACTCGACAAGACAAGAGGGTCTGACAACCCTCGCCCGCAGTCTAATTTGTCTCCAATAGCTGGCAATCCCAGTCCGACTTTAAATGAGATATCCCCAAACTCCTGGGGAGTATGCTATTTGCTCTTCTGACATAAAGACCTCTCAGAGACGGCTTCTGTAAGACTTAGATAGCTCCGTTTCTAGCATAACGAGCACCAACCCGGGTAACACCTGCACTTCCAAGGGTCCCATGCACGTCCACAGCCCTTATCCATAAGCCTGTACCAGTATTGAGCGACATGGAAGCACAGCATTGAAACACATCTGCCTTATCCCGGGGCTTTGCATATTTGCAGAGCCGCCATGCTCTTTGATATGTCTTCTCATATTATATTCCCAGCGAACAAGCTTCAGAGAAGGACGTCCACAGAGATTGTGTCTGACTTTGAGCCCAGTAGGCAGCTACGGTGAACATAATGCAGCTACCATAATTATGGTGAGGGATATATCTGCCGTTATCTCACTGTAACTCAGTCCAGATTCATAAATAATAGGCAGTTGCTTATCGTCTCTGATGTGGTTGGGGACTGTATGATCACAACCTGCATAACTTTGTAGATGACTAATGCATACAGTAAGGCTCAGAACAGAACTCAAACAGACCATCAGGAACTGTGCCTTCTGCGAGTTCTTCCATGATTCTCTCATACACCTAATACTCATGCCTATATTCCCGTGTATGATAAGCAGGATTCAGGGCACTCTGCCGGTATTGTCTATGGAGGTCAGCCTGGCGCCTACCGTTGTACTGCAAACAACATCCCATTATGAACGCTCTGAACCCCGGATGGATAGTTCAGTTCGTGTGGATAAGCTATCTCAAACCCGAACACCTCTGGCTTAGCATACTTCGGGCATTACCCGCTACGAGACACTTCGGTCAGAAGACAAAGTAAGCCGCCCCTGGCCCGCGAGTCTAGTCAAAACACAATCAGGGCGAGGTACCATTGCTGCGCAAGACAAATCGGATACGCAAGGTTAGTAGTTATCCGAACCCCGCTTTGCTTTTCCGAGCACTGCCCTAACAAGCTACGGATAGCTGATGAGACAGCCCTTCTCGGACCATATGAGAATAGTGCGGCATAGACCTTATTAGCCGCGGCAATATATGCTACTTGAACTTACTTTCAGTCCAGGCTCAGAATTCTTCACCATCGCATCTGACAATCTCATTTACCTGAACAATGCTGGCACAAATCGGCAGTGACATCTCAATCGGCAGCAAAGACGCATCAATGAAATCTACTAAACTCCCTCCAACTCCGCCAGACGAGGCAGAAGTGCCATTATACACGATTGATGATATTCTGTTGCAGCGCATATCATATCCACCAGACGCGCCGCTTGTTGGTTACCCGCAGAGTCAATATGGCATTAGTGACTATGCTTTCTATACTGCAAAGGAGTTGGACAGATTCGCCAATGGAGCTGCCCAAGCTTTGCAATTCTCTGGATTACCAAAGGTGAGTGACTATTGGATTCTAACATGAGTTGTGCCGATACTTACTCGTATCTTAATCAGTTCTCTGACCCTAGCGAGAACCGCGTGGTAGCGATTCTTGGTCCATCTAACCTCGACTACATTGTTTCACTATTTGCACTCTCTCGGCTAGGCTATGCAGTTCTTTTGCTATCTACTCGTCTTAGCTCTGAAGCTTATACCAACTTGCTTGCGCAAACCAACTGCTGCCATATCCTATATTCTCCTACGACAGAAAAAGCCGTCGAAGAGATCCGAGGCGTCTCACCGCAGATCAACATTTTCTCGATACCAGAGCATATCATATATTCAAAGTGCACCGAGTCATCAAATCTGCGGCTTAGCAGACAACCTGAGTTGGCTCAAAAGTGGGCTTTCATCATCCACAGTTCAGGGTCCACGGGCCTTCCAAAACCAATCTTCCAGACGCACGCAGCTTGCATTGCAAACTATACCACGAGTAACTCTTATCGCGCATTGTTAACGCTTCCTTTGTACCACAACCATGGATTATGCACATTCTTCCGATCTATGTTCAAGGCAAAGCCGATTGCCATCTACAATGCGAATCTACCTTTGACCGGCAAGAACGTCCTTGAAGTCATGGAGACCTTCAAACCTGAGAGCTTCCATGGCGTGCCATACGTCTTGAAGCTTCTAAGTGAAGTTCCAGGTGGAGTGGAAGCGCTGGCCAGATGTCAGCAGGTGCTTTTCGGAGGAAGTAGCTGTCCGGATGAGTTGGGCGATTACCTTGTGGACAATGGAGTCCGGCTGATCAGCCATTACGGAGCGTATGCATCGCccatttctttcttctcttctttacTTTACTTGtttttttatattattattatcgcAGAGCATGGTCCTGGGAACCCTGCTGACTGATTCTCTAGGACCGAACTCGGTCAGTTGATGACATCCGACCGCCCCGTTGGCGACAAACTATGGAATTACGTTCGCCCCTTGAAGGTCTCTCAGCCATATCTGCGaatggaagagcttgaagacgGCTCTTATGAGTGTGTTGTTCTGGATGGGCTTCCAGCCAAAGTCAGCTCCAATTGCAACGACCCGCCAAATTCGTTCCGCACTCGAGACACATTCCTAAAGCATCCCAGTGTTCCAAATGCTTGGAAGTATTTGGGCCGTATCGACGACAGAGTCACCTTGATCAATGGTGAAAAGGTGCTACCTGTGCCCATTGAACACCGTATACGCCAAAACAAGTACGTGAAGGACAACCTTGTGTTCGGGGTGGGAAAGCCATTACCTGGTTTGATCATTGTGCCCAGCGCTGAATGTCAGGAAATGACGAAATCTGAGATACTCGATAAGGTCTGGCCCGACATAGAAGCTGCAAACAAGAATGCAGAAGCATTCAGTTATATATCCCGCGACATGGTAATTGTTTTAGACGTCGGCTGTTCTTATCCAGCTACCGACAAAGGAACAATGATCAGGAACCGCTCTTACAACGAGTTCCGCAATGTGATTGAGGCTTCTTATCAAAGGCTGGAAGAGGGACTTTCCAGTGACAGGCACAAGCTTGCTTTGGGTACTGAGGGACTAGAGCAGTACCTACTGAAGCTTTTCAATACCGAGCTCGGCTACCACCACATGAGTTCAGACTCCGACTTTTTTGGAGCAGGGGTGGATAGCCTTCAGGCCATCAAAGCAAGAGGTATTATCAagagagatattgatattggtCCTGCTGAGCTGGGTCATAATGTGATTTTCGACTCCGCAAACATCAAGAACCTCGCGGCTCATCTGTACGCCCTTCGCACCGGCAACCTacaagatgaggaagacgagttGTCGGTTATGTCCCAGCTGATTGACAAGTATTCATCATTCCAGCTGCGGCCGGAATCAGAAGAAGTCATCGTAAGTCAGCAAACCTTTTCCTTATGCAGCCGCTTACCGTCTGCCTCTAGCTTCTGACTGGAGCCACTGGCTCCCTCGGTATTTATATCCTCTCCCGCTTGatgcagaaggagaatgtcAGAAAAGTCTACTGCCTTGTTCGAGCGTCCAGTCCCAACAATGCTCTAGATCGAGTTCTTTCCAATTTAGCTTCGCGATCGTTACCGATGGTAAATGTCTGGAAAATTGTGGCTCTGCCTTCCCAGCTCGGTTCTGAAGATCTTGGACTGTCCCCTTCATTCCTTAGCGACATTCGTACTTCTATGACCAAAGTCATACATTCGGCCTGGGCCGTGAATTTCACACTTGGCGTATGCAGTTTCGAAGCGCAGCACATTCGAGGCGTGCACAATCTGATCAATCTATGTCTCGCCAGCCAACGGCCCTCGCCGGCGGAATTCTACTTCTGTTCGTCTgtgtctgcagctgctgggaCACCCCTCCCTGCCACTATCGCCGAATCCCCTGTCCCTGAGCTGGCGCACGCTCAGAGCATGGGCTATGCAAGATCCAAGCTGGTCGCGGAACGGATTGttcaagctgcagcagaaaaAACTGGCATGGTTGCTAAAGTTCTCAGGGTGGGTCAAATTGTAGGCGACACGGTCAATGGGAGATGGAACACCACCGAAGCAATTCCTCTCATGCTTCAGACAGCCCTCACGCTAAAGGCTCTACCAGAACTTGACGAAACGCCGTCTTGGCTTCCTGTTGATATTGTCGCAGATGCAGTTCTAGACTTGAGTGGTCTCAATAAGACTTCCGCCTCGGTTTCCGCCGTCCTACGACAATTCTCGTATGATCCGAACACCATCTACCACGTGCAGAACCCAAGGACCTTCAGCTGGACGAAAGAGCTCCTGCCGGCTCTAAAAGAAGCTGGTCTTGACTTTGAGGTTCTGCCAAAGAGGGAGTGGGTTCAGCGTCTACGTGAAGGCGAACAAGATCCGAAGAGGAACCCCGCTGTTAAGCTGTTAGACTTCTTTACCGAGAAGTATGACAATGATAACCCGGGTCGATCGGAGCTTGTCTTTGAGACAGAGAAGTCCGAGGCCGCTAGTCCGTCTTTGAAGGGAGGCGTGGAACTTATCGAGAGTGGTTTGATTAGAAAATTTGTCAATACCTGGCGGAGTGAATGGTAGAACTGCTAGTCGTTTCATTCGTCAGATGTAGTTTGATATATTGCGTATACGAAACCACATTTTCCCCCTTTTTGCTGCGATGAGAATGATAGATTGAAGGCCATGTTTCCAGCCCTAACCCATGCGTAACTAGAGACGATATCAGATTACAGTCATCTGCACAACCATTGCATCTACTCAAGATTTTTTATATTAGAACATACTCCTTACCTTTTGGACGGGGTTAGCAATGTAACCCTCTGCCAAAAAGGCTTGCAGCAGTCCACCAGCTTCAGATAAATAGGCCACCTAGACACAGCATATGCACTAGGCTCACGTACAAGACTCGATTTGTCAGTTCGTACTAGAGCTCACTAGAGCCCGGATAGCATCGGATATTCCCTGGCAAATTCAACATTAGAGGAGCCGGATAAACTAGCATTAACTGATGCAGTTCCGAAATGTCCAATCAACATGCCTTGGCAGCGCAAAATCCCGTCACTGCCATGATAAGATTTCCATTGGATAGCATTAGTTCGCCTTTGATTTACATATGAGAACTCTTCCGATTGGCATGCTGCGTTTCCGGACAGCACTAGGGCGTCTCGGAACTGGTAGTTATCACCCACGCAGCTACACACCCCGGATTCTCCATCATAAGCGGGGGAGAGTGGAGCGCAGAAATCTTCATAGTCTAGACTATATCAAGTTCAAATAGGCCTCGAGATGTCGATGAAAATCCATTCTTCCTGAATCAACGGTACTATAACGACCAAATCGATATTTCCTAGCAGCAAGCCCCATAATGACGGACCTATCTCATAAAGGTGTCACCGAAAAGAAAGCACACTACGCCCAGCATATTGAAGACGTCGAGAAGGCCAGTCAAGTCCCACAATATGACCGGTTTGGAGCTACGGCCAAGGTCGATCCCAAGGAAATTGCCCTTGTCAGGAAGATCGACTGCTATATGATGGTTCGGCCGACCTGACCTGTCTTTTGCGTCTGAACTATGGTAGCTAACGGTCAATCTGGCTGACGCTCTGGGCGATGTATTCCAAAATTTTTTGGACCGCAATGCCCTTGTCAACGGCAAGCTGAACAGTCCCGTTGAAGACGTGAACCTTAAGGGGACCGAGTATAATACCTGTGTTAGCATTCTCTTCGTTGGGTAAAGAGAACTATGCTTGGGTTCCCATACTTGCAGTCTGACCGTGTTTGCGTCAATAGGTACCTTGTTTGTCAGGTCCCGTCCAATATGCTGCTCAACCGTGTCAAGCCTGCGTGGTATATGGCCGGCTTTATGATGGCTTGGGCAATCGTATCGACCCTCGCATGCGTCGTCAAAGACTACCATGGCATGCTCGCTTGCCGGCTAGTGCTTGGTATCATCGAAGCACCGTTCTATCCTGGTGCTCTGTTCATGATTTCGCTTTTCTATAACCGTAAAGAGGCTACCACGCGCATGGCAGTACTATATACTGGAAATATGCTGGCCAGTTCTTTCTCGGGGCTCATTTCCGCTGCTGTCTTTGCTACTCTCGATAAGAAACATGGACTTGCTGGTTGGCAGTGGCTGTTTCTGATTCAAGGAGTCGTAACCGTGGTGGTGGCTGTTgcattcttcctcctcccaaaCTCTCCTAAACAGACTCTTTGGCTCACACTAGAGGAGCGACAGCTCGCCCACGACAGGATTGCGCGGGACACGACTCAGAAAGCAGAGGGCACGAGTGTCTGGACTGGGCTCCGCGAAGCATGCTTGGATTATCGGACTTGGATATTTGCCTTGATGTGCAATCTTCATTTCTCCGCCAACGGATTCAAGAATTTCATGCCAACCGTTGTCGAAACGCTCGGGTTCAACTCGACAGTGACTCTTATCCTCACCTGCCCGCCATACATCGTGGCGACTTTCACTTCAATTGCCGTTTCTTGGTCTTCAGGACGTTTTAATGAGAGAACATGGCACGTCACGGTCTCCAAGCTACTAGCGATCGTGGGGTTCGCAGTAGCTTGCGGGACTCTCAGCACGGGGGCACGTTACTTCGCCATGATCCTGTTCGTTGGTGCCACTTACGGGGTaaacaatatcaatatcgCCTGGGTGGCAGCAACGGTCGGACAAAcagacgagaagaaggccgtGGCTATTGCAGTTACTAATACTTTGGGAAATCTTGCCAGTGTATACACCCCATACTGTGGCCAGACAGCGATGCGCCAAGATTCGCGCCTGCCATGTACGCCAGCATCGGGTTCTCCGCTGGGGTGGTAATATTGGCATGGGTCATGAGGTTGATCCTCATGggagaaaaataaaagacTACGGGCAGCTGATCCAGGAGTTATCAACCTGTATGCTTACTGAAGCTTGTGCTTAGCTTAAAAAGGTAGCCTTGTCCAGGTGCTGGTCCATGGGGCAGATGCCCAATTCAACGATACCTCTCAGAAATTAGCTCAACGGATATTACTGGCACACGCGCATCACTTATCTGCAATGAACCTTTCCTGCTACTTATTTGTAGCGTGAAGAAGACAGGGCCGCCGGAATTGTTGTCGCAGTGATGCCGAAAGGCGGGGTTCAAGTTGTACGCGTCTGGTGACCGGCAGGGATTGAATTTGACTCTGTAGGGCTTGGAACTGCAAGCCATGCTTGCAGAGTTACATTGACAAGCCGTCCTTCTCATCCCGCGCTGTCGCCTTGATGCCTGAGACGCGAGCTACTGTCCTTAATTAGGGCAAGCGGGATAGCTCAACTGTTTGATAAATATCTCTTCTTGCCATCGCAAACAGGTTGCCTTCTCCGAATGATCGCCTGTCGCGTAACCTATGATGCTGCTCTCTGACAAATATGAAGATGTATATGAAGCCAAATGGCTCAACCATCGTTAGGCTCGAAATGGTGGCCGCAAGGGTCGCAAGCTCACCCGTGATTCATAAGTCTTGTCACGACCGGAGGAGGGAACCAAGGTTTCTGCTCCGCGTCATAGGATCATTACCGACATTCCGCGGCTGCTGTTGAATAGATCTTGGTGTGGAGGCGGCATCAGATTTCTTCGGTGTAACGATGACACTCCGTACTCCCTCGAGGCAAGTACGACCATACCCCTGCCGAAATAAGCCATGGGCGAtctgaattcctcaaagGCCATAGTGCTCGGTCAGGGTGCATAGCCTTCGCACATGAAACATGTTTGCTGTAACTGAGTTCGTTCCTGGCGAGGCTTATAAAAGGGTCTTGATGGTATCCAGGAGCATCTCATTTGTACATTCCTCTCCTATCGTTCTTCTGTCTCAGATTCCACTCCAAGTATTGACGCGGCTCTTCGCTAGATTTTTTATCACGCTATCATGGTCCGTTGTCGGCTCGTAGTCTTACTCGGGGCGTGCATTCTTCTACAGGCCATTGCCAGTCCGGTCTTGGATGCCGATGGCTTGATCGCGCCGCGGGCGGCAGAATCGCCTCCAGAAATCGCTCAGAACGACGTCGACAATGCTCGACATCCGCTGCTAGTCGACGCCACTGAGGCAAGCATTGACGAAGCCCGCGTGGTCGTCAAAGATGCCATCGCCAGGATGACCAAGCTCAACAAAGCCCGCCTCGACAATCCCATTCTCGGTTCGTATAAGTCGGGGCCAGGCACAAACATCACTCGTAGTGGCAGTGAAAATTCCCCCCTGCTCGAAATCACCAAGGAAATTGCGCATGCTGCAGCTCTTGTTGCGGAGGCAGATATGGCGGCCAATTTGGCTAACGGGACCTCTACACTGGCCCAGCAGGCGGCCGGCACTTTCTGGATGCAAGATATCAGGCGTCAGGGAACGGTGCCCTGGGGCAATGACCCCGCGTATAAGGTAAGGAAGATTCCTTGCGTGAAGAAAGAGTTGAGGTAGGAAAGAGCGAAACTTGGAACTCACTCTAGCTGGAGGGCACGTGCCACCCCCCCCCCCCGGGTTTCAGTCATAGCCTAGCTAGTTCTCTTTCACTTTGCGCAACCGCAACTGATCGACGATCCCCAGGTCTTCAGGAACGTTGTGACAGACTACCATGCCGATCCTACTGGAGCATCCGATTCCACTGCCGCCATCCAGGCCGCCATAAACGACGGCAATCGGTGCGGTGCAAGGTGCAATGGTTCGACCCGAAAAAACGCCATTGTATACTTCCCTCCAGGGACATACCTGGTTTCCAGCACCATCGAAGTACTATTTGCAACACAAATCATAGGCGATGCAAGTTTTAACCGCATCCCAGTATTTGTTCCCGCATGTGACTAACATACTTGGCTCAGGCAAACAATTGGCCGACCATTAAGGCAGCAAGCAGTTTCGTTGGTCTTGGTGTTCTCTCTACTAACCAGTATGTCGGTGGTACCGGGCCTGATGGCGGGGATGGGCAGTACTATGTCAACACCGCGCGATTCTACAGCCAGATTCGCAACCTCCGCATCGATATTACCGCCACCGCTCGAGACGCCTACGTCTGTGCTATTCACTACCAAATAGCACAAGCAACCAGTCTGCAGGACGTTGAACTGATTGCCACAACAGGGACCACACAGCAAGGAATTTGTAGGTTTTCCTTTGGATATATCAGAAATATTACTGACGTCAGCGAAGTTTCTGAGAATGGCAGTGGTGGTATAATGTCCGATGTTACGTTTCGGGGTGGTAACTTCGGTTTCTGTGAGTTACTAACTTCGGAGCAAATTCAATCTAAATATGCTTTGGCTAACAAAGACAGACGGCGGGAACCAGCAGTTTAGTGCCCATCGAATGACCTTTATCGGTTGTGCAACCGCTGTGCAGATTATATGGGACTGGACCTGGGTCTGGAAATCACTTGATATTCAGGGCGCCGAAGTTGGGCTTCGTCTGGTCAGCAACGACGGCAGTGGTAATGTTGGTTCAGTCGCCTTGATCGATTCCAAACTCACCAGTGTGAACACTGCTATCATCATAGCCCCTGCGTCTTCAACTCCAGGGACCGGTACGACTGGGTTGGTTCTAGATAATACCAGAATCGACGGCCCCATTGTGGATACCGCTGGTAAGGTTTATTTAGGAGCAGGCTACTATGATAACTGGGTGCTTGGCCCTACATACAGGGGTACCACCCGAACCTGGTCTTCAGCGCCCTTCTCATCGTATCCGCGGGAGCAGTCACTACTTGGAAATAGGGTTGATGGCCTCAACAATGCGCCGTATTTTGAGCGCAAAAAAAATCAATATGCGGATAGGCCTGTCGGAGATTTTGTCCAGCTCAAGTCACTAGGTGCCAGAGGTGAGAACATTTTCGTTGCGCCATTAGTCGGCTAGCTAACCCAGCTCAGGGGACGGAGTTACTGATGATACTGCCGCCGTCCAACGGGCGTTTAACGAGCACGGGAGCGGAAACAAGATTATCTTCGTGGATTCTGGCACGTACATCCTGACTGACACGGTGGTGGTCCCTAAAGATGCCAAAATCCATGGGGAAGCATGGTCACAATTCGCTGCTTCTGGCAGCGCATTCTCTGATGCAAAGTACGTAGTAGCTACCCACTCGCGATAGGCTTTGCTAATGCTGCGCTCTTAGTAACCCTCGTGTCATGCTTCAGATCGGAAACAGGGGCGATGTTGGAACCGTTGAACTACAAGACTTGATATTGACAACAAAAGGAGGCACAGCTGGGGCGGTCCTGATGCAGTGGAATGTCAAGGCAGCTAGCCCTGGTGCGGCTGCCCTCTGGGGTATGTTGAGTCAGACCTTTGGCATTCTAAAGGCGTATACTTACAGATGTCTCTTATCATAGACGTCCATGCCCGGATTGGTGGCGCTATTGGGACGTCCTTGACGCAGACAGAATGTCCACCACTGACTACTGGCACTAACCCGGCCTCCTGTCAGGCAGCAAGCCTCATGCTGCATCTAACACCGGAGGCTTCAGGCTATTTTGAAAATATGTGGCTTTGGGTAGCTGATCATTTGATAGAGTAGGTTCATTTTCCATTGCCGTATCTTTCAGGTGGTCTGGTATTTATTTTTTGCTCGATTTGGATCAAGTACTAAAACTCAGCTCAGTGACCTCGATCTGAATGATGCTTACAATGATATGGTTTGTTCTCCGCTAGGAACCCATTAATTAGTATTGTTTTGACTGACGAGATTGCAGCCACAATTGAGTGTCTACGTTGCTCGTGGAATGTTGATCGAAAGTACCTCTGCTACTTGGCTATATGGCACATCCTCGGAACACTGTGTCTTCTATCAGTACAATTTCCACCATGCACAGAATATCTTCACTACAGTGATCCAGACAGAGCCACCCTA
This genomic interval carries:
- a CDS encoding glycoside hydrolase family 55 protein (transcript_id=CADANIAT00005589), giving the protein MVRCRLVVLLGACILLQAIASPVLDADGLIAPRAAESPPEIAQNDVDNARHPLLVDATEASIDEARVVVKDAIARMTKLNKARLDNPILGSYKSGPGTNITRSGSENSPLLEITKEIAHAAALVAEADMAANLANGTSTLAQQAAGTFWMQDIRRQGTVPWGNDPAYKVFRNVVTDYHADPTGASDSTAAIQAAINDGNRCGARCNGSTRKNAIVYFPPGTYLVSSTIEANNWPTIKAASSFVGLGVLSTNQYVGGTGPDGGDGQYYVNTARFYSQIRNLRIDITATARDAYVCAIHYQIAQATSLQDVELIATTGTTQQGIFSENGSGGIMSDVTFRGGNFGFYGGNQQFSAHRMTFIGCATAVQIIWDWTWVWKSLDIQGAEVGLRLVSNDGSGNVGSVALIDSKLTSVNTAIIIAPASSTPGTGTTGLVLDNTRIDGPIVDTAGKVYLGAGYYDNWVLGPTYRGTTRTWSSAPFSSYPREQSLLGNRVDGLNNAPYFERKKNQYADRPVGDFVQLKSLGARGDGVTDDTAAVQRAFNEHGSGNKIIFVDSGTYILTDTVVVPKDAKIHGEAWSQFAASGSAFSDANNPRVMLQIGNRGDVGTVELQDLILTTKGGTAGAVLMQWNVKAASPGAAALWDVHARIGGAIGTSLTQTECPPLTTGTNPASCQAASLMLHLTPEASGYFENMWLWVADHLIDDLDLNDAYNDMPQLSVYVARGMLIESTSATWLYGTSSEHCVFYQYNFHHAQNIFTTVIQTEPPYYQPNPRPPAPFNNQVGKYSSDPAYNCNDANFNGCDEAWAVIITESQNIHIGSAGTYSWFSAYTQDCIDRHSCQQALWRLRNNHDNVRLQNVIGIGAEYVLVSDGAGVRSVDNLGVTAHPAWAQISIFDAPSHGRI
- a CDS encoding putative MFS transporter (transcript_id=CADANIAT00005588), which gives rise to MTDLSHKGVTEKKAHYAQHIEDVEKASQVPQYDRFGATAKVDPKEIALVRKIDCYMMLTVNLADALGDVFQNFLDRNALVNGKLNSPVEDVNLKGTEYNTCVSILFVGYLVCQVPSNMLLNRVKPAWYMAGFMMAWAIVSTLACVVKDYHGMLACRLVLGIIEAPFYPGALFMISLFYNRKEATTRMAVLYTGNMLASSFSGLISAAVFATLDKKHGLAGWQWLFLIQGVVTVVVAVAFFLLPNSPKQTLWLTLEERQLAHDRIARDTTQKAEGTSVWTGLREACLDYRTWIFALMCNLHFSANGFKNFMPTVVETLGFNSTVTLILTCPPYIVATFTSIAVSWSSGRFNERTWHVTVSKLLAIVGFAVACGTLSTGARYFAMILFVGATYGVNNINIAWVAATVGQTDEKKAVAIAVTNTLGNLASVYTPYCGQTAMRQDSRLPCTPASGSPLGW